The uncultured Desulfuromonas sp. genome has a segment encoding these proteins:
- a CDS encoding vitamin B12-dependent ribonucleotide reductase has protein sequence MPKTAKNATLPLTNNALTVLERRYLKRDEQGRALETPANMFERVANAIAEAEKKFDKKADTKKVAAAFYDMITNLEFLPNSPTLMNAGRELGQLSACFVLPVADSMESIFEAIKNTALIHKSGGGTGFSFSRIRPANDVVLSTKGVSSGPLSFMKVFDAATETIKQGGTRRGANMGILRVDHPDIMDFIMCKRDQTVLTNFNISVGLTEEFMEAVKTDGEYNIINPRTGEVCDRMSAAKVFDHIVDLAWNNGEPGIIFLDRLNRDNPTPHIGEIESTNPCGEQPLLPYESCNLGSINLNRMVKDGQVDWDKLRKTVQTSVRFLDNVIEVNNYPIPEISEMSLANRKIGLGIMGWADMLIRIGISYCDHEASELAAKLMKFINDEAHQASRELAKERGAFPNFEGSVYEQRQEPKIRNATCTTIAPTGTISIIANSSSGIEPLFAVSYVRQVMDNDILVEVNPLFEEVAKERGFYSPELMKLIAEKGTIQDFDQIPEDVRRVFVTAHDITPEEHIRMQSAFQKYTDNAVSKTVNFCNSADRDDVAKVYQMAYESGCKGVTIYRDGSRDAQVLSVKKETKNEASVPMESKKVTRKRDRPRTLDGATYQMETGCGPLYVTINEDKHGLFEVFTTMGKAGGCAASQCEALGRLVSLAWRSGVQARQSVKQLIGISCHKPAGFGNNRITSCADALAKAIQMHMQQEEEESYQQNGGACPECGGPVEHEGGCCVCHACGYSECA, from the coding sequence ATGCCAAAAACCGCTAAAAACGCGACTTTACCGCTGACCAACAACGCCTTGACGGTGCTCGAACGGCGCTATCTGAAACGTGACGAACAGGGACGCGCCCTGGAAACTCCGGCGAACATGTTTGAACGAGTCGCCAATGCCATTGCCGAGGCTGAAAAAAAATTCGATAAAAAAGCGGATACGAAAAAAGTGGCAGCGGCTTTTTACGATATGATTACCAACCTGGAATTCCTGCCCAACTCACCGACCCTGATGAATGCCGGTCGTGAACTCGGCCAACTGTCGGCGTGTTTCGTTCTGCCGGTGGCGGATTCCATGGAAAGCATCTTTGAAGCCATTAAAAACACCGCGTTAATCCATAAAAGTGGCGGCGGAACCGGGTTTTCGTTCAGCCGCATTCGTCCGGCTAACGACGTCGTTCTGTCCACCAAAGGCGTGTCTTCCGGTCCGCTGTCGTTTATGAAGGTGTTTGATGCGGCCACGGAAACCATTAAACAGGGCGGCACCCGCCGTGGCGCCAACATGGGAATTTTGCGCGTCGATCATCCCGATATCATGGATTTCATCATGTGCAAGCGGGATCAGACGGTATTGACTAACTTCAACATCTCCGTCGGTCTGACCGAAGAATTCATGGAAGCGGTTAAAACCGATGGTGAGTATAACATCATCAACCCGCGCACCGGAGAGGTCTGCGACCGGATGTCCGCGGCCAAAGTCTTTGATCACATCGTTGATCTGGCCTGGAACAACGGCGAGCCGGGGATTATCTTCCTCGACCGTCTCAACCGCGACAATCCGACCCCGCATATCGGTGAAATTGAGAGTACCAACCCCTGCGGCGAGCAACCCCTGCTGCCCTATGAGTCCTGCAACCTCGGTTCCATCAACCTCAACCGCATGGTCAAAGACGGCCAGGTGGATTGGGACAAACTGCGCAAAACGGTGCAGACCTCCGTCCGCTTCCTCGACAATGTCATTGAAGTGAACAACTACCCGATCCCGGAAATTTCCGAAATGTCGCTGGCCAACCGCAAGATCGGCCTGGGCATCATGGGCTGGGCGGACATGCTGATTCGCATCGGCATCTCCTATTGCGACCATGAAGCTTCTGAACTGGCGGCAAAACTGATGAAGTTCATCAATGATGAGGCGCACCAGGCATCGCGCGAACTGGCGAAAGAACGCGGTGCCTTCCCCAACTTTGAAGGCAGTGTTTACGAGCAGCGCCAGGAGCCGAAGATCCGCAACGCCACCTGCACCACCATTGCACCAACCGGCACCATCTCCATCATTGCCAACAGCTCCAGCGGCATTGAGCCGCTGTTTGCCGTGTCCTACGTACGTCAGGTGATGGATAACGATATTTTGGTCGAGGTCAATCCGTTATTTGAGGAAGTGGCCAAGGAGCGCGGCTTCTATTCACCGGAGCTGATGAAGCTGATTGCCGAAAAAGGCACCATTCAGGACTTTGACCAGATTCCGGAAGATGTACGGCGTGTGTTTGTCACCGCTCACGACATTACGCCGGAAGAGCATATCCGTATGCAGTCGGCATTCCAGAAATACACCGACAATGCGGTGTCCAAGACCGTTAACTTCTGCAACAGTGCCGACCGCGACGATGTGGCCAAAGTTTATCAGATGGCCTACGAAAGCGGCTGTAAAGGGGTCACCATCTATCGCGATGGTTCTCGTGATGCTCAAGTGCTGTCGGTCAAAAAAGAGACAAAAAATGAAGCCAGCGTACCGATGGAGAGCAAAAAGGTCACCCGCAAGCGTGACCGTCCACGCACTCTTGACGGCGCCACCTATCAGATGGAAACCGGCTGTGGACCGCTCTATGTCACCATCAATGAAGACAAACACGGCCTGTTTGAAGTCTTCACCACCATGGGTAAAGCCGGCGGCTGTGCCGCATCGCAGTGTGAGGCGTTGGGACGCCTGGTCTCTCTGGCTTGGCGCAGCGGCGTGCAGGCGCGCCAATCGGTGAAGCAGCTGATTGGTATCTCCTGCCACAAGCCCGCCGGTTTCGGCAACAATCGTATCACCTCGTGTGCCGACGCCCTGGCCAAGGCCATCCAGATGCATATGCAGCAGGAGGAGGAAGAAAGTTATCAACAAAACGGCGGAGCCTGCCCCGAGTGTGGCGGTCCGGTTGAGCACGAAGGCGGCTGCTGCGTGTGTCACGCCTGTGGTTATTCCGAATGCGCTTAG
- a CDS encoding DUF2062 domain-containing protein: MWRRWGFIRQAKLLLLRFIRLRGQPDEIAKGFALGIFIGMTPTLGFQMILAVLFAMLLRENKLAAAIGVWISNPVTAPFIYAAEYETGRFILDMPHLHLPAEMTLETVQHFGYELMIPMCLGSVIYGILLGAVSYALVLRMVPSLKTCRIPRWPRPFRHHKRKHGELDG, from the coding sequence ATGTGGCGGCGTTGGGGATTTATTCGACAAGCGAAATTGCTGCTGCTGCGTTTTATCCGCCTGCGCGGCCAACCTGACGAAATTGCCAAAGGGTTTGCTCTCGGTATTTTTATCGGCATGACGCCGACACTCGGCTTTCAAATGATTCTGGCCGTCCTTTTTGCCATGTTGCTGCGCGAAAATAAACTCGCTGCGGCCATTGGCGTTTGGATCAGCAATCCGGTCACAGCGCCGTTTATTTACGCTGCCGAATACGAAACTGGCCGGTTTATCCTTGATATGCCACATCTGCATCTGCCGGCAGAGATGACCTTGGAAACGGTTCAGCACTTTGGTTATGAGCTGATGATCCCGATGTGTCTGGGCAGTGTCATTTATGGCATCCTTCTCGGTGCCGTCAGTTATGCTCTGGTCTTGCGCATGGTGCCCTCACTGAAGACCTGTCGCATTCCCCGTTGGCCGCGCCCCTTTAGACATCATAAAAGAAAGCATGGTGAACTGGATGGCTAG
- a CDS encoding PhoH family protein, giving the protein MPKKYVLDTNVLLHDPQALLKFEDNDVVIPITVIEEIDTFKKDLNEIGRNARHVSRMLDALRNQGSLTQGVELESGGKLTVILFTQDHARLLPPELRIERGDNRILAVAVSLQEKTENKVIFVTKDTNLRIKANALGLVAQDYQNDKVSIDELYSGTCELHVSMAEIDRFYGQGYVELSDHDLKPNQCVTLIDETNTSHTALARYDQASNRCVPLIKIPKEGIWGITSRNREQNFAFDLLLDTNIQLVTLVGKAGTGKTLLAIAAGLQKAADEGHYNRLLVSRPVFPMGRDLGFLPGDVEEKLTPWMQPIFDNVELLLSSVEERGKRKRGYRELVDMGLMEIEPLTYIRGRSIPNQYMIVDEAQNLTPHEIKTIITRAGEGTKIVLTGDPYQIDNPYVDASSNGLAYIVEKFKDQPIAGHVTLSHGERSGLAELAANLL; this is encoded by the coding sequence ATGCCGAAAAAGTATGTTCTCGATACCAATGTTCTGTTGCATGACCCTCAGGCCCTTTTGAAGTTTGAGGACAATGATGTTGTCATTCCAATTACGGTTATCGAAGAGATCGACACCTTTAAAAAAGATCTGAACGAAATCGGTCGCAACGCCCGCCATGTGTCACGGATGCTTGACGCTTTGCGTAACCAGGGCAGTCTGACCCAGGGCGTTGAGTTGGAAAGCGGCGGCAAACTGACCGTTATTCTGTTTACGCAGGACCATGCTCGTCTGTTGCCTCCGGAACTACGCATTGAACGGGGCGATAACCGCATTCTGGCTGTGGCCGTATCGTTGCAGGAAAAAACCGAAAACAAGGTGATCTTTGTCACCAAAGACACCAACCTGCGTATCAAAGCCAATGCCCTTGGACTGGTTGCCCAGGATTATCAGAACGACAAGGTATCCATTGATGAGCTTTATTCGGGAACCTGTGAATTACACGTCAGCATGGCCGAGATCGACCGTTTTTATGGTCAGGGCTATGTCGAACTGTCGGATCACGATCTCAAACCCAATCAATGTGTGACCTTGATCGATGAGACCAATACCTCTCACACGGCGCTGGCGCGTTATGATCAGGCTTCCAATCGCTGCGTGCCATTGATCAAGATTCCCAAGGAGGGCATTTGGGGGATCACCAGCCGTAACCGCGAGCAGAATTTTGCTTTTGATCTGTTGCTCGATACCAACATTCAACTGGTGACACTGGTCGGCAAAGCCGGTACCGGAAAAACCCTGCTGGCCATTGCCGCCGGTCTGCAAAAAGCGGCCGACGAAGGCCATTACAACCGTTTGCTGGTGTCGCGGCCGGTATTTCCCATGGGACGCGACCTCGGTTTTCTGCCTGGGGATGTCGAGGAAAAACTGACGCCGTGGATGCAGCCGATTTTTGACAACGTGGAGTTACTGCTCAGTTCCGTCGAAGAACGCGGCAAACGCAAACGCGGCTATCGCGAGCTGGTGGACATGGGCTTGATGGAGATTGAGCCACTCACCTATATTCGTGGTCGGTCCATTCCCAACCAATATATGATCGTTGATGAAGCGCAAAACTTGACACCGCACGAAATAAAAACCATTATCACTCGAGCCGGAGAGGGCACTAAAATTGTTCTGACCGGCGACCCGTACCAGATCGATAATCCTTATGTGGATGCATCGAGTAACGGTTTGGCATATATTGTTGAAAAATTTAAGGATCAACCTATTGCCGGTCATGTGACTCTGAGCCACGGTGAACGGTCCGGCTTGGCGGAGCTTGCCGCGAACCTGTTGTAG
- a CDS encoding peptidylprolyl isomerase, with translation MQEQNISVNGTPISQFDFINAMQSYSMELYRKTADQLSEEEVEQVQGLAVEQIIARELIFQTALAEGAIATDEQIKAEMQKVMANFPSEEEFFATLEKAGIDQDSYYRMLRQDLSVKMMTEKKLSDAPSPAAEEIKAFYDENPDKMKKPGQVRASHILIKVTEDNREEAQKKIEALKKEVTGDAAQFGDLARQHSACPSKDKGGDLGFFGPGSMVKEFDQAAFSLDPGQISDIVETQFGFHLILVTERKDPESLTFEEVAPQIESFIKDQKGAILLQAWVEEMKENAKIEIA, from the coding sequence GTGCAGGAACAAAACATTAGCGTAAACGGTACCCCGATCAGCCAGTTTGACTTTATTAACGCCATGCAGAGCTATTCCATGGAGCTGTACCGTAAGACGGCTGATCAACTCAGTGAAGAGGAGGTCGAACAAGTTCAGGGTCTGGCGGTTGAGCAGATCATCGCCCGTGAACTGATTTTTCAAACCGCGTTGGCTGAGGGTGCTATTGCCACCGATGAGCAGATTAAAGCGGAAATGCAGAAAGTGATGGCCAACTTCCCCAGTGAAGAAGAATTCTTCGCTACGCTGGAAAAAGCCGGGATCGATCAGGACAGCTACTACCGCATGCTGCGTCAGGATCTTTCCGTCAAGATGATGACCGAAAAGAAACTGTCCGATGCACCGTCTCCGGCCGCTGAAGAGATTAAGGCATTTTACGATGAAAACCCGGACAAGATGAAAAAACCGGGTCAGGTGCGTGCCAGCCACATCCTCATCAAGGTCACCGAGGACAATCGCGAAGAAGCGCAAAAGAAAATCGAAGCGCTTAAAAAAGAGGTCACCGGCGATGCGGCGCAGTTCGGCGATCTGGCCCGTCAGCACTCCGCGTGTCCGAGCAAGGACAAAGGCGGTGATCTTGGTTTCTTTGGTCCCGGTTCCATGGTCAAAGAATTTGATCAGGCGGCTTTTTCCCTGGACCCCGGCCAGATCAGTGACATTGTCGAAACACAGTTCGGTTTTCACCTCATTCTCGTCACCGAGCGTAAAGATCCTGAGTCACTGACCTTTGAAGAGGTTGCTCCGCAAATCGAATCCTTTATCAAGGATCAAAAAGGAGCCATCCTTCTCCAAGCCTGGGTTGAAGAGATGAAGGAAAACGCCAAGATCGAGATTGCCTGA
- the rsmA gene encoding 16S rRNA (adenine(1518)-N(6)/adenine(1519)-N(6))-dimethyltransferase RsmA, producing MASHRPRKRFGQNFLKDKNVIAATIAAAELTGDDHVLEIGPGQGALTDQMIGQVASLDIIEIDRDLATFFQARPEPHLTVHVGDALRLDWSKILLNPPYKLVANLPYNISSQILFKMIEHRHLIERMVLMFQKEVGDRLRAEPSSKDYGALTVLCQLWFDVSRVALVPPTAFFPQPKVMSEVLCFKKREQPRAQVEDPAFFTRVVKASFAQRRKTLRNCLSAAGFSADQLEQVAAQGGFDFSRRGETFTIEEFAQLTQALQNV from the coding sequence ATGGCTAGCCATCGTCCCCGTAAACGCTTTGGACAAAATTTTCTCAAAGATAAAAACGTCATTGCCGCGACCATTGCCGCCGCTGAACTGACCGGTGACGATCACGTTCTGGAAATCGGACCGGGGCAGGGCGCATTGACCGACCAGATGATCGGTCAGGTGGCCAGCCTGGACATCATTGAGATTGACCGCGATCTGGCCACGTTTTTTCAGGCGCGTCCCGAGCCGCACCTGACCGTGCATGTCGGTGATGCCCTGCGCCTTGATTGGTCGAAAATTCTTCTCAATCCGCCGTATAAGCTGGTGGCCAATCTGCCCTACAATATTTCCAGCCAGATTCTGTTTAAAATGATCGAACATCGTCATCTGATTGAGCGCATGGTGTTGATGTTTCAAAAAGAGGTTGGTGACCGTTTGCGCGCCGAGCCGAGCAGCAAAGACTACGGCGCCTTGACAGTGTTGTGCCAGCTGTGGTTCGATGTCAGCCGTGTCGCTTTGGTGCCACCGACGGCGTTTTTTCCGCAACCCAAGGTGATGTCAGAGGTTTTGTGCTTTAAAAAGCGTGAACAGCCCAGGGCGCAGGTGGAGGACCCGGCCTTTTTTACCCGGGTGGTCAAAGCCTCGTTTGCCCAGCGACGCAAGACCTTGCGCAACTGTCTTTCTGCCGCGGGATTCAGCGCGGATCAACTTGAGCAGGTGGCAGCACAGGGCGGCTTTGATTTCAGCCGCCGCGGTGAAACCTTCACCATTGAAGAGTTTGCCCAGTTGACCCAGGCACTGCAGAACGTTTGA
- the tsaD gene encoding tRNA (adenosine(37)-N6)-threonylcarbamoyltransferase complex transferase subunit TsaD, with amino-acid sequence MLVLAIESSCDETSAAVVRDGRQVLSNIIASQVDVHAQYGGVVPELAARKHLEACPVVIDQALNQAGVTLEDIDGVAVTSGPGLIGALLVGLSTAKALAYSLDIPLVGVHHIEGHILAPLLEHAIAFPYLALAVSGGHTHLYRVDGVGQYTLLGRTLDDAAGEAFDKVAKMSGLTYPGGALIDRLAQQGDAHRFEFPRPMLHRPGFDFSFSGIKTAVLTQIKKLEEPLEGQLLQDLAAGFQEAVVDVLSKKAFKAAKEHGLTRIVVAGGVACNSGLRRRFGQMAEKNATEVFFPAPLLCADNAAMLAVAGDYYLSRGLRAGLDLNARSNWPLEQVKVAELLDEEKHG; translated from the coding sequence ATGCTCGTTCTTGCCATAGAGTCTTCCTGTGACGAAACGTCCGCTGCGGTTGTTCGTGACGGACGTCAGGTCTTAAGCAATATCATCGCCTCACAGGTTGATGTGCATGCGCAATATGGCGGCGTGGTGCCGGAGTTGGCAGCGCGCAAACACCTCGAAGCTTGTCCGGTGGTCATTGATCAGGCCCTGAACCAGGCCGGGGTCACACTTGAAGACATTGACGGGGTCGCTGTCACCAGCGGCCCCGGTTTAATCGGTGCTTTGCTGGTCGGGTTGTCGACCGCCAAGGCCCTGGCATACAGTCTTGATATTCCTCTGGTCGGTGTTCATCACATTGAAGGGCATATCCTGGCCCCGTTACTCGAACACGCCATTGCGTTTCCCTATCTGGCCCTGGCCGTTTCCGGCGGTCATACCCACTTGTATCGGGTGGACGGTGTCGGCCAGTATACCTTGCTGGGCCGTACCCTTGATGATGCCGCGGGTGAAGCCTTTGACAAGGTGGCCAAGATGTCCGGCCTGACGTATCCCGGAGGTGCTCTGATCGACAGGTTGGCGCAACAGGGCGATGCTCATCGCTTTGAATTTCCCCGCCCCATGTTGCACCGCCCGGGTTTCGATTTCAGTTTCAGCGGCATCAAGACGGCTGTTCTCACCCAGATCAAAAAGCTTGAAGAACCCCTTGAAGGGCAACTGCTGCAGGATCTGGCCGCCGGGTTTCAGGAGGCCGTGGTCGATGTCCTGAGCAAAAAAGCCTTTAAGGCCGCCAAAGAGCATGGCCTGACCCGGATCGTGGTTGCCGGAGGGGTTGCCTGCAACAGTGGTTTACGCAGGCGTTTTGGTCAGATGGCTGAAAAAAATGCCACCGAGGTGTTCTTCCCGGCACCGTTGCTGTGTGCCGATAATGCCGCCATGCTGGCCGTGGCCGGTGATTACTACCTGAGTCGCGGACTGCGGGCCGGTCTTGATCTTAATGCCCGTTCCAACTGGCCACTGGAGCAGGTCAAGGTGGCTGAGTTGCTTGACGAGGAAAAACACGGTTAA
- a CDS encoding aminotransferase class V-fold PLP-dependent enzyme, producing MTSDHNDETIIYLDNSATSFPKPESVYQTLDHLSRTCGANPGRGSYSLAHQAAQHVLKARLAVASLFAIADCSRVAFTTNATQGINQALFGLLEPGDRVVTSSMEHNAVARPLYALQEMGVIVDKVEGNTLGQITSEQVQQVCCAGEKPKLVVINHCSNVTGTVQPIESIGPWCREQGILFMVDAAQSAGVYPIDVQGMAIDLLAAPGHKSLLGPQGTGFLYVAPEVTLKPLIYGGTGTLSSHLEQPQQMPEHLESGTLNTPALAALAAGIDFLVAEGLGQIHRHEFMLAQRLRQGLGRIPGVTLYGPENSTVVSFTLAGCDPAEMGFMLDRNDHIAVRVGLHCAPEAHKTIGSFPLGTVRVSPGYFNTEQHIERLIQAVSKISKAS from the coding sequence GTGACCTCAGACCACAACGACGAGACCATCATCTATCTGGACAATTCCGCGACAAGTTTCCCCAAGCCCGAATCGGTTTATCAGACTCTTGATCATCTCAGCCGGACCTGCGGTGCCAATCCCGGTCGCGGCAGTTATTCTCTGGCCCATCAGGCTGCCCAACACGTTCTCAAAGCGCGTCTTGCCGTCGCCTCGCTTTTTGCCATCGCGGATTGTTCTCGCGTGGCTTTCACCACCAATGCCACGCAAGGCATCAATCAGGCTTTATTCGGACTGCTTGAGCCGGGAGACCGTGTCGTCACCAGTTCCATGGAACACAATGCTGTGGCCCGGCCTCTTTACGCCTTGCAAGAGATGGGCGTTATTGTCGATAAGGTTGAGGGGAACACTCTCGGCCAGATTACCAGTGAACAGGTACAACAGGTTTGCTGCGCCGGGGAAAAACCGAAACTTGTGGTCATCAATCACTGCTCCAACGTGACCGGCACGGTGCAACCCATTGAAAGCATCGGTCCCTGGTGTCGTGAGCAGGGGATTCTCTTTATGGTCGATGCCGCGCAGAGTGCCGGGGTCTATCCTATTGATGTTCAGGGGATGGCGATTGACCTGTTGGCGGCACCCGGTCATAAATCTCTTCTCGGACCTCAGGGAACCGGCTTTCTCTATGTCGCTCCTGAAGTCACTTTGAAACCACTCATCTATGGCGGCACCGGCACCTTGTCCAGCCACCTTGAACAACCTCAACAGATGCCGGAACACCTCGAGAGCGGCACGTTAAATACGCCGGCATTGGCGGCCCTGGCTGCCGGGATTGATTTTTTGGTGGCTGAAGGGTTAGGCCAGATCCATCGTCATGAATTCATGCTGGCACAACGGCTCCGCCAGGGATTGGGCCGGATTCCCGGCGTCACATTGTACGGACCGGAAAACTCTACGGTGGTGTCTTTTACCCTGGCTGGCTGTGATCCCGCTGAAATGGGTTTTATGCTGGATCGCAACGACCATATTGCGGTTCGGGTCGGGTTGCACTGTGCCCCGGAAGCACACAAAACCATTGGCAGCTTTCCCCTGGGGACGGTGCGGGTCAGTCCCGGCTATTTCAATACCGAGCAACACATTGAGCGGCTGATTCAAGCCGTGAGTAAAATCTCCAAAGCATCATAA
- a CDS encoding TRAP transporter fused permease subunit translates to MDENDPVLKELSDSEQERLQELMEKDNRKHRAPTGLWHWLVAALGAGMVLFYFYTAGLAAVATQFHRGVYVFVTYVLVFLMYPAGRRSMRAVLTLVISFIFCSMLAAVFYYDTAADFHRQLLTIYDQAAQGGFGAALGSVIAFWPFLGLVFIMAAVLYVVDGWLTQRWPENPDLSDVLFAITSALVVYYWIAEFENLNYRAGAENDLDALVSLVGILLSLEVCRRVLGWPMTCIGMAMLAYGYFGPYLPDVLAHRGFDLERMCTFLFLTPNGVFGVMANVLATYVILFIFFGAFLHKSGAGKFFIDLPLAVAGRSTGGPAKVAVIASALFGSVSGSAIANTVSTGAFTIPLMKKAGFKPHVAGAIEPSASIGGMFLPPIMGAGGFLMAELTNTPYATIMMIAVAPALLYFFSVFCMIHFEARKQGLKGIKGHEFEHWKTVLKREWYFSLPLVIITVLMIMGRSPGFSAFWATLSCIAVSWVRAETRMGPKEIWEAIQTGAQNTLIIGATLGVIGIIVGIIALTGVGLKFSDIIISLAQGNLLAAVFLVALASLVLGMGVPVTAAYLITAVLAVPPLVEMGVPVLAAHMIVYWFSQDSNITPPVCVAAYAGAAIAGADPWKTGWTSFKFAKLLYVMPILFAFTPAILFQGKPADIAMGPLPGDAFFADVTQVAVKAGDTFEVGDKLFEIRTDEGTFPIVADKRGVVDELNVRAGGMIEEGDPVLSGSIPATGLAVTSSLFSAFLGTIAFSALTMFYWLRRTTWLEWFALGVATILLYWPTLVTDLSGAAIVAVILWSQNRKNLQQTAATT, encoded by the coding sequence ATGGACGAGAACGATCCGGTTCTGAAGGAACTCAGCGATTCCGAGCAGGAACGTCTGCAGGAATTAATGGAGAAAGACAATCGCAAACACCGAGCACCCACCGGACTATGGCACTGGCTTGTTGCCGCTCTGGGCGCCGGCATGGTGTTGTTTTATTTTTACACCGCAGGTCTGGCTGCCGTGGCTACGCAGTTTCATCGTGGTGTGTATGTGTTTGTCACCTATGTGCTGGTGTTTCTCATGTATCCGGCGGGCCGTCGTTCCATGCGGGCTGTTCTGACGCTTGTGATCAGTTTTATCTTCTGTTCCATGTTGGCGGCGGTGTTTTATTACGATACCGCGGCTGACTTTCACCGCCAATTGCTGACGATCTACGATCAGGCGGCGCAAGGTGGTTTTGGCGCGGCACTCGGCTCTGTCATCGCCTTCTGGCCGTTTTTAGGGCTGGTGTTTATCATGGCCGCGGTGCTCTACGTTGTTGATGGTTGGCTGACACAACGTTGGCCGGAAAATCCGGATCTTTCCGATGTTCTTTTTGCCATCACGTCAGCATTGGTGGTCTATTACTGGATTGCCGAATTCGAAAACCTCAACTACCGGGCCGGAGCGGAAAATGATCTGGATGCCCTGGTGTCCTTGGTCGGCATTCTGTTGTCCCTTGAAGTCTGTCGCCGCGTACTTGGCTGGCCCATGACCTGTATCGGTATGGCCATGCTGGCCTATGGCTATTTCGGGCCTTATCTGCCGGATGTTCTTGCCCATCGCGGGTTCGATCTGGAGCGGATGTGCACCTTCCTGTTTTTGACACCCAACGGTGTCTTCGGCGTCATGGCCAATGTGCTCGCCACCTATGTCATTCTGTTTATTTTCTTTGGTGCCTTTCTGCATAAATCCGGCGCCGGAAAATTTTTTATCGATCTGCCACTGGCCGTTGCCGGGCGTTCAACGGGCGGACCGGCCAAAGTGGCGGTCATTGCTTCGGCGTTGTTTGGTTCCGTTTCCGGCTCAGCCATTGCCAATACCGTGTCCACCGGCGCTTTTACCATTCCGTTGATGAAAAAAGCCGGTTTTAAACCTCACGTGGCCGGGGCGATTGAGCCGTCGGCATCCATTGGTGGCATGTTTCTGCCGCCGATCATGGGAGCGGGCGGTTTTCTCATGGCGGAGCTGACCAATACACCCTATGCCACCATTATGATGATTGCCGTGGCTCCGGCATTACTCTATTTCTTCTCCGTGTTCTGCATGATCCATTTTGAAGCCCGTAAACAGGGGCTCAAAGGCATTAAGGGACATGAATTTGAGCATTGGAAAACCGTGTTGAAACGGGAGTGGTATTTTTCATTGCCGCTGGTGATCATCACTGTTTTGATGATTATGGGGCGTTCTCCCGGATTTTCAGCGTTCTGGGCCACGCTCTCCTGTATTGCCGTCAGTTGGGTGCGTGCGGAGACGCGCATGGGCCCCAAAGAGATCTGGGAAGCGATCCAGACCGGCGCTCAGAATACCCTGATTATCGGTGCGACGCTGGGCGTGATCGGCATTATTGTCGGCATTATCGCCCTGACCGGCGTTGGACTGAAATTTTCCGACATTATCATCTCTCTGGCTCAGGGCAATCTGCTCGCGGCCGTGTTCCTCGTTGCCTTGGCCTCTTTGGTGCTCGGCATGGGGGTGCCGGTAACGGCCGCATATTTGATCACCGCGGTACTGGCGGTGCCGCCACTGGTGGAGATGGGCGTGCCGGTGTTGGCGGCCCACATGATCGTCTACTGGTTCAGCCAGGATTCCAACATCACGCCGCCGGTATGCGTTGCCGCCTATGCCGGCGCGGCCATTGCCGGGGCGGATCCGTGGAAAACCGGCTGGACATCGTTTAAATTTGCCAAGCTGCTTTATGTCATGCCGATTCTGTTTGCCTTTACCCCGGCCATCCTGTTTCAGGGTAAACCGGCTGATATCGCCATGGGACCGTTACCCGGGGACGCCTTTTTTGCCGATGTCACCCAGGTTGCGGTTAAAGCCGGTGATACGTTTGAAGTGGGTGACAAACTGTTTGAGATTCGTACCGATGAAGGGACTTTCCCCATTGTTGCTGACAAGCGTGGTGTGGTTGATGAACTGAATGTGCGTGCCGGAGGCATGATTGAAGAGGGGGATCCGGTGTTGAGTGGGAGCATCCCGGCCACCGGTCTGGCCGTTACGTCAAGTCTGTTTTCAGCGTTCCTCGGCACCATCGCGTTCTCCGCGTTGACCATGTTCTACTGGTTGCGGCGCACCACCTGGCTGGAATGGTTTGCCTTGGGCGTGGCAACCATTCTGTTGTACTGGCCAACTCTGGTGACGGATCTGTCCGGTGCCGCGATTGTGGCGGTGATTCTCTGGTCGCAGAATCGTAAAAACCTGCAACAGACTGCTGCGACGACATAA